The Thermoanaerobaculia bacterium genome window below encodes:
- the murG gene encoding undecaprenyldiphospho-muramoylpentapeptide beta-N-acetylglucosaminyltransferase: protein MARDGETYVLAGGGTGGHVFPAIAIAREIRRRRPEARVLFVGTRRGFEAVIAPKEGFPIEFIAASGFVGRGAGAKVRALSDLVRGIAQSRRILRRERAAAVLGVGGYASLPVLAAARMAGVPAMIQEQNSVPGIANRLGARIARATAAGFEAACRRLPGRCVWTGNPVREEFFRVPSAAAGGRRVLLFGGSQGARVLNRAIAGAAPALAAAGIEVLAQTGERELGLVRDAVAPFPSITAVPFVDAMAEAFSRADLVVARAGALTLAEIAAAARPSILVPFAAATHAHQEENARVFESAGAAVVIGEGDLDGAMLARTVDELLGDPGRLRRMGEAARTLGKPDAAERIVDLLFEIAE from the coding sequence ATGGCGAGAGACGGGGAGACGTACGTACTGGCCGGCGGGGGGACGGGAGGCCACGTGTTTCCCGCGATCGCGATCGCTCGCGAGATCCGCCGCCGCCGTCCGGAAGCGCGCGTCCTGTTCGTCGGGACGCGGCGGGGGTTCGAGGCCGTGATCGCGCCGAAGGAGGGCTTTCCGATCGAGTTCATCGCCGCCTCGGGGTTCGTCGGGCGGGGCGCCGGGGCGAAGGTCCGCGCGCTTTCGGACCTCGTCCGCGGGATCGCGCAGTCGCGGCGGATCCTGCGGCGCGAGCGCGCCGCCGCGGTGCTCGGCGTCGGCGGCTACGCGTCGCTCCCGGTGCTCGCGGCGGCCCGCATGGCCGGCGTCCCGGCGATGATCCAGGAGCAGAACTCCGTCCCCGGGATCGCCAACCGGCTCGGGGCGCGGATCGCGCGCGCGACGGCGGCCGGTTTCGAAGCCGCGTGCCGGCGCCTTCCGGGACGCTGCGTCTGGACCGGAAACCCCGTCCGCGAGGAGTTCTTTCGCGTGCCCTCGGCGGCCGCCGGAGGGCGGCGGGTGCTCCTCTTCGGCGGAAGCCAGGGCGCGCGCGTCTTGAACCGCGCGATCGCCGGCGCCGCGCCCGCGCTCGCCGCGGCGGGCATCGAGGTCCTCGCGCAGACGGGAGAGCGCGAGCTCGGCCTCGTCCGGGACGCCGTCGCTCCCTTCCCATCGATCACGGCCGTGCCGTTCGTCGACGCGATGGCGGAGGCGTTCTCGCGCGCCGACCTCGTCGTCGCGCGCGCCGGGGCGCTCACGCTCGCGGAAATCGCGGCGGCCGCGCGGCCGTCGATCCTCGTCCCGTTCGCGGCGGCCACGCATGCGCACCAGGAGGAGAATGCGCGGGTGTTCGAGTCGGCCGGCGCCGCGGTCGTCATCGGCGAGGGCGATCTCGACGGCGCGATGCTCGCCCGAACCGTCGACGAGCTCCTCGGCGACCCCGGCCGCCTTCGCCGGATGGGGGAGGCGGCGCGGACGCTGGGCAAGCCGGATGCGGCGGAGCGGATCGTGGATCTCCTGTTCGAGATCGCCGAATGA
- the ftsA gene encoding cell division protein FtsA encodes MAKPENFLVSCDIGSSKVCVLIGEPNSRGGLDILGKGSTAHRGARKGNIINVDSTVDAIKRSAEEAEIMAGAQITRAYAGLSGSAVRSFNSRGVVAVSGKAREISRDDIARVVDAAKSVQVPQDHEIVHAIPREFSVDGQEGIADPLGMVGARLEANVHIVTAPIAVSQNLAACLNKSGIEVVELVLEQFAAAEAVLTADEKELGVCLADIGGGTTEVALYEKGSIAHTVVLPVGGDHFTNDLAVVLRTPIPDAERIKRKSGSTLRSSVSEEEMVEVPMVGGRTPKLCPRTMLADILQPRAEELMGLIRDEVKRLGLDAELRSGYVLTGGGSEMEGLLEVAETVFDGPVRRGVPSHGIGGLVDVVSRPEWAVATGLLLYGQRVQSHRKTKGFSLSRVKKFFGDFF; translated from the coding sequence ATGGCCAAGCCGGAAAATTTCCTGGTCTCGTGCGACATCGGCTCGTCGAAGGTGTGCGTGCTGATCGGGGAGCCGAACTCCCGCGGCGGGCTCGACATCCTCGGGAAGGGCTCGACCGCGCACCGCGGGGCGCGGAAGGGGAACATCATCAACGTGGACTCGACCGTGGACGCGATCAAGCGCTCCGCGGAGGAGGCCGAGATCATGGCGGGCGCCCAGATCACGCGGGCCTACGCCGGGCTCTCGGGCTCCGCCGTGCGGTCGTTCAACAGCCGGGGCGTCGTGGCGGTCTCCGGGAAGGCCCGCGAGATCTCCCGCGACGACATCGCGCGCGTCGTCGACGCGGCGAAGTCCGTCCAGGTGCCGCAGGACCACGAGATCGTCCACGCGATTCCCCGGGAATTCTCGGTCGACGGGCAGGAAGGGATCGCCGACCCGCTGGGGATGGTCGGCGCGCGCCTCGAGGCGAACGTCCACATCGTGACGGCGCCGATCGCGGTTTCCCAGAACCTCGCGGCGTGCCTGAACAAGTCGGGGATCGAGGTCGTCGAGCTCGTCCTGGAGCAGTTCGCGGCCGCCGAGGCGGTCCTGACCGCCGACGAGAAGGAGCTCGGCGTGTGCCTCGCCGACATCGGCGGCGGCACGACCGAGGTCGCGCTCTACGAGAAGGGGTCGATCGCGCACACGGTGGTGCTTCCGGTCGGCGGCGACCACTTCACCAACGACCTCGCGGTCGTGCTGCGCACGCCGATTCCCGACGCCGAGCGGATCAAGCGCAAGTCGGGCTCGACGCTCCGGTCCTCCGTCTCCGAGGAGGAGATGGTCGAGGTGCCGATGGTCGGCGGCCGCACGCCCAAGCTCTGTCCCCGGACGATGCTCGCCGACATCCTGCAGCCGCGCGCCGAGGAGCTGATGGGGCTGATCCGGGACGAGGTCAAGCGCCTCGGGCTCGACGCGGAGCTCCGCTCCGGCTACGTGCTGACCGGCGGGGGCTCCGAGATGGAAGGGCTTCTCGAGGTGGCCGAGACGGTCTTCGACGGCCCGGTCCGCCGCGGCGTGCCCTCCCACGGGATCGGCGGCCTCGTCGACGTCGTCTCGCGCCCCGAGTGGGCGGTCGCGACGGGCCTCCTGCTCTACGGCCAGCGCGTCCAGTCGCACCGCAAGACGAAAGGTTTCTCGTTGTCCCGCGTGAAGAAATTTTTTGGCGACTTTTTCTGA
- the murC gene encoding UDP-N-acetylmuramate--L-alanine ligase: protein MRFLKLHRIHFVGIGGVGMSGLAELLLSYPLAISGCDSAESDTTRRLASLGIPVDLGHDPSHLDRADLLVITSAVGEENEEVRRARLRGIPVIRRAEMLAEIMRLKQGIAVAGTHGKTTTTSMIGAILTEAGLDPTILVGGRAHYLGTNARLGKGEWLVAEADEYDRSFLELTPVLAVVTNVEEDHLDCYRDLAEIMAAFTAFANRVPFYGAVFVCLDDVNASDLLPRLSRRTVTYGESPQASLRARDLALDASGARFSVAGDEPDFAGEVFLPLPGRHNVKNALAALAVARELSIPFPVAAGALARFDGVARRFETKGEKKGVRVVDDYAHHPTEIVATLAAARQVHPKSRIVALFQPHLYSRTRDFAREFGRALNGADVALVTEIYPSREAPIPGVSGASVVEAAASFGHRNARFLPKREEIVPLLDAVLVPGDLLLTMGAGDVYRLGEEYLAEKR, encoded by the coding sequence ATGAGGTTCCTGAAGCTCCACCGCATCCATTTCGTCGGGATCGGCGGCGTCGGGATGTCCGGGCTCGCCGAGCTGCTGCTCTCCTATCCGCTCGCGATCTCGGGCTGCGATTCGGCCGAGAGCGACACGACCCGGCGCCTCGCCTCGCTCGGCATCCCGGTCGATCTCGGCCACGACCCCTCGCATCTCGACCGCGCCGACCTGCTCGTCATCACCTCGGCGGTCGGGGAGGAGAACGAGGAAGTCCGGCGCGCCCGGCTGCGCGGGATCCCGGTCATCCGGCGGGCCGAGATGCTCGCCGAGATCATGCGCCTGAAGCAGGGGATCGCCGTCGCGGGAACGCACGGGAAGACCACGACGACGTCGATGATCGGCGCGATCCTGACCGAGGCGGGTCTGGACCCGACGATCCTCGTGGGGGGAAGGGCGCATTACCTCGGAACCAACGCCCGCCTCGGGAAGGGGGAGTGGCTCGTGGCCGAAGCCGACGAGTACGACCGCTCGTTCCTCGAGCTCACCCCCGTCCTCGCGGTCGTGACGAACGTCGAGGAGGATCATCTCGACTGCTACCGCGATCTCGCCGAGATCATGGCCGCGTTCACCGCCTTCGCCAACCGCGTTCCCTTCTACGGCGCCGTCTTCGTCTGCCTCGACGACGTCAACGCGAGCGACCTTCTTCCCCGGCTTTCCCGCCGGACGGTGACCTACGGCGAGTCGCCGCAGGCGTCGCTCCGCGCCCGCGACCTCGCGCTCGACGCTTCCGGCGCCCGCTTCTCGGTCGCGGGAGACGAGCCGGATTTCGCCGGCGAGGTGTTCCTCCCCCTTCCCGGGCGCCACAACGTCAAGAACGCGCTCGCCGCCCTCGCGGTCGCCCGCGAGCTCTCGATTCCCTTTCCCGTCGCGGCCGGGGCCCTGGCGCGGTTCGACGGCGTCGCCCGGCGGTTCGAGACGAAGGGGGAGAAGAAGGGCGTCCGGGTCGTCGACGATTACGCGCACCATCCGACGGAGATCGTCGCGACGCTGGCGGCCGCGCGGCAGGTCCATCCGAAGAGCCGGATCGTCGCCCTCTTCCAGCCGCACCTCTACTCGCGCACGCGGGATTTCGCTCGCGAGTTCGGCCGCGCCTTGAACGGCGCCGACGTCGCCCTCGTCACCGAGATCTACCCGTCGCGCGAGGCGCCGATCCCCGGCGTCTCGGGCGCGTCCGTCGTCGAAGCGGCCGCCTCGTTCGGCCACAGGAATGCCCGTTTCCTGCCCAAGCGCGAGGAGATCGTCCCGCTCCTCGACGCGGTGCTCGTCCCGGGAGACCTCCTCCTGACGATGGGCGCGGGGGACGTGTACCGGCTGGGCGAGGAATACCTCGCGGAGAAGCGATGA
- a CDS encoding FtsQ-type POTRA domain-containing protein, translating into MTAGFLRPGIARASRLGRKWTVLFWLLAAGAASAGTWRYLRSPALLLERFEIEGTRRTRTRDVLAALAPYESRNLLLLNLAPIASAVVKVPWVDRVTVSKELPHALKIMITEKTPIAFCRRGASLFWMDSRGAVVAPFDPRESAGDYPIVTAPDERLPEAAALLASLQRGFPEYASTVSEIWALSSGGFGIMDATLRVPIEVLGSDAPEKIRALFSLKPEMDSRGIVPKSIDLRFDRRVVFSGAFAGGKTI; encoded by the coding sequence ATGACGGCGGGCTTCCTCCGTCCGGGGATCGCGCGGGCGTCTCGGCTCGGCCGGAAATGGACCGTGCTCTTCTGGCTCCTCGCCGCCGGCGCCGCTTCGGCGGGAACGTGGAGGTATCTCCGCTCGCCGGCCCTCCTGCTGGAGCGGTTCGAGATCGAAGGGACGCGCCGGACCCGCACGCGGGACGTTCTCGCGGCGCTCGCCCCGTACGAGAGCCGCAACCTCCTGCTCCTGAACCTGGCGCCGATCGCGTCGGCGGTCGTGAAGGTCCCGTGGGTCGACCGCGTGACGGTCTCCAAGGAGCTCCCGCACGCGTTGAAGATCATGATCACGGAGAAGACCCCGATCGCGTTCTGCCGGCGCGGCGCTTCGCTCTTCTGGATGGACTCTCGCGGCGCGGTCGTCGCGCCGTTCGATCCGCGCGAGTCCGCCGGCGACTACCCGATCGTCACGGCTCCGGACGAGCGCCTCCCCGAGGCGGCGGCGTTGCTCGCGTCGCTCCAGCGCGGCTTCCCGGAGTACGCGTCGACGGTGTCGGAAATTTGGGCGCTTTCTTCCGGAGGATTCGGTATCATGGACGCAACATTGCGCGTACCGATCGAAGTTCTGGGTAGCGACGCCCCGGAGAAGATACGCGCCCTGTTCTCCCTCAAACCCGAGATGGACTCGCGCGGAATCGTTCCGAAGTCGATCGACCTCCGCTTCGACCGCCGGGTGGTGTTCTCCGGGGCGTTCGCGGGGGGGAAGACCATCTGA
- the ftsW gene encoding putative lipid II flippase FtsW encodes MARKLASDKILFTAFIALALLGCVMIYSASAPEAARLFGNPYRYLAKQLAALIVGLTLAFVVSRVDHRQFRKPIVVYGALGTCLALCVAVLFRPPINAARRWLVFGPLTLQPAEFLKVALVLFLAYQIDRKRERLDDFVHGVLPAASFLGLSAAIVLAEPDFGTAMSYLLVAGALFFLAGAPLRYFVIGVAGCIPVFTLLVLSAGYRKQRFLAFLHPEADPLGRGFQAAQSLIAVGTGGITGNGLGQSRQKLFFLPYPHTDFIFAIVGEELGFLGAIGVIVLFGLVAWRGLRAARRAPEPHLAYLAVGATAMIVLQAAMNLGVVLTLLPTKGIPLPFLSYGGSSLVADCLAAGILLNVSQHVT; translated from the coding sequence ATGGCGCGTAAGCTCGCTTCCGACAAGATCCTCTTCACGGCGTTCATCGCCCTCGCGCTGCTGGGCTGCGTGATGATCTACAGCGCCTCGGCGCCCGAGGCGGCGCGCCTCTTCGGAAATCCCTACCGTTATCTCGCCAAGCAGCTCGCCGCGCTGATCGTCGGCCTGACGCTGGCGTTCGTGGTGTCCCGCGTCGACCACCGCCAATTCCGGAAGCCGATCGTCGTCTACGGCGCGCTCGGGACCTGCCTCGCGCTCTGCGTGGCCGTTCTCTTCCGGCCGCCGATCAACGCGGCGCGGCGCTGGCTCGTCTTCGGGCCCCTGACCCTCCAGCCCGCCGAGTTCCTGAAGGTCGCGCTCGTCCTCTTCCTCGCGTATCAGATCGACCGGAAACGCGAGCGGCTCGACGACTTCGTGCACGGCGTGCTCCCCGCGGCGAGCTTCCTCGGCCTCTCGGCGGCGATCGTCCTCGCCGAGCCCGACTTCGGGACGGCGATGTCGTACCTCCTCGTCGCGGGCGCGCTCTTCTTCCTCGCCGGGGCGCCGCTGCGCTACTTCGTGATCGGGGTCGCCGGATGCATCCCGGTGTTCACGCTCCTCGTGCTCTCCGCCGGCTACCGCAAGCAGCGGTTCCTCGCGTTCCTCCACCCCGAGGCCGATCCGCTCGGGCGCGGCTTCCAGGCGGCGCAGTCGCTGATCGCCGTCGGCACCGGGGGGATCACCGGCAACGGTCTCGGGCAGTCGCGGCAGAAGCTCTTCTTCCTGCCGTATCCCCACACCGACTTCATCTTCGCGATCGTGGGCGAGGAGCTCGGCTTCCTGGGCGCCATCGGGGTGATCGTCCTGTTCGGGCTGGTCGCGTGGCGCGGCCTCCGCGCCGCCCGCCGCGCTCCCGAGCCGCACCTGGCCTATCTCGCCGTCGGAGCGACCGCGATGATCGTGCTGCAGGCCGCGATGAACCTCGGGGTCGTGCTCACGCTCCTGCCGACCAAGGGGATCCCGCTGCCTTTCCTGTCCTACGGCGGGTCCTCGCTCGTCGCCGACTGCCTGGCGGCGGGGATCCTCCTGAACGTTTCCCAGCACGTCACGTGA